Proteins encoded within one genomic window of Candidatus Peregrinibacteria bacterium:
- a CDS encoding glycosyltransferase family 2 protein, protein MLKKNMKLSVIIVNYNHKYFPRLALEALEKSKTDFEFEVIFVDNNSDPADESIGFLRDAAKENRIILIESPKNIGFGAGNNLGIKKSNGEYILLHNPDTTVLPNSLQQMVDYLAKHSEVGLLGPKLVYSNGDIQDSCRRFMRFSDLIIKRTPLRNINPWKKRLKHYLMEDFDHNKTQPVDLITGAMMLARRDFLWDKLHGFDERYFLFMEDFDLCQRTWAAGKEVVYYSDVSILHYHKRLSGGGFFGQFMKKTFWLHLISSAKYFWRWRKR, encoded by the coding sequence ATGTTGAAGAAAAATATGAAGCTATCGGTTATAATTGTGAATTATAATCATAAGTATTTTCCACGGCTTGCGCTTGAGGCGCTTGAAAAGTCGAAAACAGATTTTGAATTTGAGGTGATTTTTGTCGATAACAATTCAGATCCGGCCGATGAAAGCATAGGTTTCCTAAGAGATGCAGCCAAAGAGAATAGGATTATTCTTATAGAATCCCCAAAAAACATTGGTTTTGGAGCTGGTAACAACCTCGGGATCAAGAAATCAAACGGAGAATATATTTTGTTACACAATCCGGACACAACGGTCTTACCAAATTCATTACAACAGATGGTCGATTATTTGGCGAAACACTCTGAAGTGGGTCTTCTTGGCCCGAAACTTGTGTATTCAAATGGTGATATTCAGGATTCATGTAGGAGATTTATGAGATTCAGCGATTTGATTATCAAAAGAACACCTCTGCGCAATATAAATCCATGGAAAAAACGTCTAAAACATTATCTGATGGAGGATTTTGATCATAATAAAACTCAGCCTGTTGATCTAATTACCGGAGCTATGATGCTCGCACGTAGAGATTTTTTATGGGATAAATTACATGGATTTGATGAAAGATACTTCTTATTTATGGAGGACTTTGATCTTTGTCAAAGAACTTGGGCGGCTGGCAAGGAAGTTGTTTATTATTCGGATGTTTCAATCCTTCACTATCACAAACGTTTATCTGGAGGAGGTTTTTTTGGTCAGTTTATGAAAAAAACATTCTGGCTGCACTTAATCAGTTCCGCCAAATATTTTTGGCGCTGGCGAAAGAGGTAA
- a CDS encoding DpnI domain-containing protein → MKLTFDENLIANYNNASQKIRVLSEDWVLREIYCPNCGESLFEYQNNKPVADFYCRKCTEDFELKSKQVKFGKKVSAGAYSKMIERINSAEKPNFFFMNYLLEFLSVNDFFVVPKHFFVSEIIEKRKPLAENARRAGWIGSNILFSKIPKAGQIFYIENGEELAKKDVLEKWQKTVFLEKVKKADAKGWILDIMNCIDSLNQKNFTLQDVYAFEQDLSVIHPENKNIKPKIRQQLQFLRDKGYLEFVGDGKYRLT, encoded by the coding sequence ATGAAGCTGACTTTTGATGAAAACTTAATAGCGAACTATAACAATGCTTCTCAAAAAATTAGAGTTTTGAGTGAGGATTGGGTTTTACGAGAAATCTACTGTCCTAATTGCGGGGAGTCTCTTTTTGAATATCAGAACAACAAGCCGGTTGCCGATTTTTATTGTCGAAAATGTACGGAAGATTTTGAACTCAAATCAAAACAAGTGAAGTTTGGAAAAAAAGTCTCTGCCGGTGCTTACTCAAAAATGATAGAGCGGATTAACTCTGCGGAAAAACCAAATTTCTTTTTCATGAACTATCTTTTGGAGTTTTTAAGTGTTAATGATTTCTTTGTTGTTCCGAAGCACTTTTTTGTTTCCGAAATTATCGAAAAACGAAAGCCTTTAGCAGAAAATGCAAGACGAGCTGGTTGGATTGGCTCAAATATTCTATTTTCCAAAATACCAAAAGCGGGACAAATTTTTTATATCGAAAACGGGGAGGAACTTGCCAAAAAAGATGTTTTGGAAAAATGGCAGAAAACGGTATTTTTGGAAAAAGTTAAGAAAGCTGACGCTAAGGGTTGGATTTTAGATATTATGAATTGTATTGATTCACTTAATCAAAAAAATTTTACCTTACAAGACGTATATGCTTTTGAGCAAGATTTGTCCGTTATCCATCCTGAAAACAAAAATATTAAGCCAAAAATAAGACAGCAGTTACAGTTCTTGAGAGACAAAGGTTATCTTGAATTTGTGGGAGACGGGAAATATCGCTTGACATAG
- a CDS encoding sugar phosphate nucleotidyltransferase, whose amino-acid sequence MKVILLAAGQSKRVSPIEDKNFVTFCGKYLIEWQLANLIELGMDDFVIVGNEGNLGKLKEFVGEFKEYFKDSGFSMEVVEQKKVADGMAGGVVACKEYFEDEPCLIVSCNDVVDLEAYESVLEVANGFVDEQGLALSGALLGYKVEEYFPGGYMKFGHANRVEGIVEKPGAGKQPSDYVNIVVHLHSNYDVLYKALCEVKSLKDDKYEVALDNMIKAGGNFQMVPYEGFWQPLKFPWHITELDKHFFKRRAEEIDGDGNYKVVGEALVHMSAEISDKATIKGDVIIEAGVKVFENAVIQGPAYLEEGCVVGNNALFRESFAGQRCVIGFSTEVARSHLSDDVWTHSNYIGDSIIGSNVSFGAGAITANLRLDEGDISWQGEMSGQNKLGLITGDHVRVGVQTCLMPGISIGKNVMVGSGLTISESIEANEFIYGKTSIHKKKNKTDVSGLLRD is encoded by the coding sequence ATGAAAGTAATCCTACTAGCCGCAGGGCAGTCAAAGAGGGTATCCCCGATTGAAGATAAGAATTTTGTTACATTCTGTGGGAAATACTTGATCGAATGGCAACTTGCCAATTTGATTGAGCTTGGGATGGATGATTTCGTGATCGTTGGAAACGAAGGTAATTTGGGTAAATTGAAGGAGTTTGTAGGGGAATTTAAAGAATATTTCAAAGATAGTGGTTTCTCTATGGAAGTAGTTGAGCAAAAGAAGGTGGCGGATGGTATGGCAGGGGGAGTCGTCGCTTGTAAAGAATATTTTGAGGATGAGCCTTGTTTGATAGTTTCTTGCAATGATGTTGTGGATTTAGAAGCTTATGAATCTGTGCTTGAAGTGGCTAATGGATTTGTAGATGAACAAGGCTTAGCACTATCCGGGGCATTGCTCGGTTACAAAGTGGAAGAATATTTCCCTGGAGGATATATGAAGTTTGGTCATGCAAATAGAGTAGAAGGGATTGTTGAAAAGCCGGGAGCTGGCAAGCAGCCTAGTGATTATGTGAATATAGTTGTGCATTTACATTCGAATTATGATGTTTTGTACAAAGCTCTATGCGAGGTTAAGTCTTTGAAAGATGATAAATATGAAGTGGCACTTGATAACATGATTAAAGCTGGAGGAAATTTCCAAATGGTGCCTTACGAGGGTTTTTGGCAGCCACTTAAATTCCCATGGCATATTACTGAGCTCGATAAGCATTTCTTCAAAAGAAGGGCTGAAGAAATAGATGGTGATGGTAATTATAAAGTTGTTGGTGAGGCCTTGGTGCATATGAGTGCGGAGATTTCCGACAAAGCTACCATAAAAGGAGATGTGATTATAGAAGCAGGTGTGAAAGTTTTTGAAAATGCGGTAATTCAAGGGCCGGCATATTTAGAAGAGGGATGCGTCGTTGGAAACAATGCATTGTTTAGAGAGTCTTTCGCGGGGCAGCGGTGTGTGATTGGTTTTTCTACAGAGGTGGCTAGGTCTCATCTCAGCGATGACGTTTGGACTCATTCAAATTATATTGGGGACAGTATTATCGGATCAAATGTTTCATTTGGAGCGGGCGCTATCACGGCAAACCTCCGACTCGACGAAGGAGATATAAGTTGGCAAGGTGAGATGAGCGGTCAAAACAAACTGGGATTGATCACCGGCGATCATGTTCGAGTTGGCGTTCAGACATGTCTCATGCCGGGGATCTCAATTGGTAAAAACGTTATGGTCGGCAGTGGCTTAACTATTTCAGAAAGCATAGAGGCAAATGAATTCATTTACGGTAAAACTTCTATCCATAAGAAAAAGAACAAAACTGACGTTTCAGGGCTTTTACGAGATTAA